One Halarcobacter ebronensis genomic window carries:
- a CDS encoding FecR family protein, whose protein sequence is MKKILLLLTVCFLTTLFGSIGSISTIEGKVEIQRQNSLIQAQVNSEIERYDIITTGKDSIARIVLNDNTLITIGKESALNIEEYVFDEKDSSKNETNFNFFKGAFKSVTGKIGKINPSKFKLKTKSATIGIRGTTIIGNQERIIVLEGSVLVTSQNKSVIVNSGQYTNTLPNQAPSDAQDYNQDQEQPISEQLGEEEKEAEATLPQTEGATDNPSTSNASSVANDVQNDAQDIANTPAAFDSERVYPTKWNKPSQASEDISGLNQLEGYSTSYSEGTYSATEDNIIRVFLDSSQIFAQIGSYELGTKTEPDSYYYINSDYFGGINEDRIWMQAIPDVLNTDGTYSVNNDNHISWGYWGNSADIKGTWVAGNLITINNYDTSINVNYSGHMIGYTKAIGDPTLNTILYDNNNSFNMNLNLGAGTNGQVTGTFSFNTSNNESWSGSFNSTTNVSSDRFSATISTLDKSPGVLDSQSISNLNGKFYGTGNNTVPTSVGGNFSINTTTNQAFGSFIGDRQ, encoded by the coding sequence ATGAAAAAGATACTGCTACTTTTAACAGTATGTTTTCTAACAACACTGTTTGGTTCAATAGGCTCTATATCAACAATAGAGGGAAAAGTAGAGATACAAAGACAAAATAGTCTTATTCAAGCACAAGTTAATAGTGAAATAGAGAGATATGACATTATTACTACTGGCAAAGACTCTATTGCTAGAATAGTTTTAAATGATAATACTTTAATTACTATTGGTAAAGAATCTGCACTTAATATTGAAGAGTATGTTTTTGATGAGAAAGATTCATCTAAAAATGAAACTAATTTCAATTTTTTTAAAGGTGCTTTTAAATCTGTTACTGGAAAAATTGGGAAAATCAATCCTTCTAAATTCAAACTAAAAACTAAAAGTGCCACTATAGGTATTAGAGGTACAACAATTATTGGAAACCAAGAGAGAATTATTGTTTTAGAGGGTTCTGTTTTAGTAACATCTCAAAACAAAAGTGTAATTGTTAATTCTGGGCAATATACTAATACTTTACCAAATCAAGCTCCAAGTGATGCACAAGACTATAATCAAGATCAAGAACAACCAATAAGTGAACAATTAGGAGAAGAGGAAAAAGAAGCAGAAGCAACTCTTCCTCAAACAGAAGGTGCAACTGATAATCCTTCAACTTCTAATGCCTCTTCTGTAGCTAATGATGTTCAAAATGATGCTCAAGATATAGCTAATACTCCTGCAGCATTTGATAGTGAAAGAGTTTATCCAACTAAATGGAACAAACCTTCTCAAGCAAGTGAGGATATATCTGGATTAAATCAATTAGAAGGATATAGTACTTCATATTCAGAAGGAACTTATTCAGCAACAGAAGATAACATTATAAGAGTATTTCTTGATAGTAGTCAAATTTTTGCACAAATAGGTAGTTATGAGTTAGGTACTAAAACTGAACCTGATAGTTACTACTATATAAATAGTGACTACTTTGGAGGAATTAATGAAGATAGAATTTGGATGCAAGCAATTCCTGATGTACTAAATACAGATGGAACTTATAGCGTAAACAATGATAATCATATTTCTTGGGGTTATTGGGGAAATAGCGCAGATATAAAAGGAACATGGGTTGCTGGAAATCTTATAACTATTAATAATTATGACACGAGTATAAATGTAAATTATTCAGGACATATGATTGGATATACAAAAGCGATAGGAGATCCTACTTTAAATACTATTTTATATGATAATAATAACTCATTTAATATGAATCTTAACCTTGGAGCTGGGACGAATGGTCAAGTCACAGGAACTTTCTCTTTTAATACTTCGAATAATGAAAGTTGGTCTGGAAGCTTTAACTCTACAACAAACGTTTCATCAGATAGGTTTTCAGCAACCATATCTACTCTTGATAAATCACCAGGAGTACTAGATTCTCAAAGTATTAGCAATTTAAATGGTAAATTTTATGGAACAGGGAATAATACAGTTCCTACAAGTGTTGGAGGAAACTTTAGTATTAATACAACTACAAATCAAGCCTTTGGTTCATTTATAGGAGATAGACAATAA
- a CDS encoding tetratricopeptide repeat protein has product MKRTVLISSIIISTFLNAQEIKTSTEITKAFDSKNYEKVYETLNKKTKTAVLTSNEYFILGRSAYELGRYNEAILNYQMILQEEPSNRRVQLEIAQSYEKLGNLREAKEIFLSVLDTKVPAQVKENIILKLNSIETRLQKSVLKLETLLSLSYDSNVKNQADKGSYSLYIPAFGDLNITDNTEKEGDTLSELVGLLTHTYRVNNKIDIQNKLTAYTQRYFSHSENNINLLSWAIEPSYQLDKSKLSVELYKDFIQVGNRNYQTNTYLKPKVTYNLSQNSNYIASFKLNKKSYLQSSNKDRGSYEYTFANTYSIYDETYGLNSFTLEVGLSDRRKGTRTDVNNSFYTLRYVNRYPLEEGLVLSNYLEYKDTSYKDTDVNFRTKREDKNYFYSIELTKSLKNNISVGGSWQYINRESNHKPFEYDKMITKLFLYYPF; this is encoded by the coding sequence ATGAAAAGAACAGTTTTAATAAGTAGTATAATAATCTCTACATTTTTAAATGCACAAGAGATAAAAACATCAACAGAGATTACAAAAGCCTTTGATTCAAAAAATTATGAAAAAGTTTATGAGACTTTAAATAAAAAAACAAAAACTGCAGTTTTAACATCAAATGAGTATTTTATTTTAGGTAGAAGTGCTTATGAACTTGGTAGATACAATGAAGCCATTTTAAACTACCAAATGATTTTACAAGAAGAACCAAGTAATAGAAGAGTCCAACTAGAAATTGCTCAATCTTATGAGAAACTAGGAAATCTTAGAGAGGCAAAAGAGATTTTTTTATCTGTTTTAGACACAAAAGTTCCTGCACAAGTAAAAGAGAATATTATCTTAAAACTCAATAGTATTGAGACAAGACTACAAAAAAGTGTACTTAAGTTAGAGACTCTTTTAAGCCTATCTTATGACTCAAATGTGAAAAATCAGGCAGATAAAGGGAGCTACTCTTTATATATTCCTGCATTTGGAGATTTAAATATAACAGATAATACAGAAAAAGAGGGAGATACACTTTCTGAACTTGTAGGACTTTTAACTCATACTTATAGAGTTAATAATAAAATCGATATTCAAAATAAATTGACTGCTTATACTCAAAGATATTTTAGTCACTCTGAAAATAATATCAATCTACTCTCTTGGGCTATTGAACCAAGTTATCAATTAGATAAATCAAAACTTTCAGTTGAATTGTATAAAGATTTTATCCAAGTAGGAAATAGAAACTATCAAACAAATACTTATTTAAAACCAAAAGTAACTTATAATCTTTCACAAAATTCAAACTATATTGCTTCGTTTAAATTAAATAAAAAGAGTTATTTACAATCATCAAATAAAGATAGAGGCTCTTATGAATACACTTTTGCAAACACCTACTCAATCTATGATGAAACTTATGGGTTAAACTCTTTTACCCTTGAAGTTGGTCTTAGCGATAGAAGAAAAGGTACAAGAACAGATGTAAACAATAGCTTTTATACTTTAAGATATGTAAATAGATATCCTCTTGAAGAGGGATTAGTATTAAGTAATTATCTTGAATATAAAGATACTTCATATAAAGATACAGATGTAAACTTTAGAACTAAAAGAGAAGATAAAAACTATTTTTATTCTATTGAACTTACTAAATCTTTGAAAAATAATATTTCAGTTGGTGGAAGTTGGCAATATATAAATAGAGAGTCAAACCATAAACCATTTGAATATGATAAGATGATTACAAAACTCTTTTTATATTATCCTTTCTAA